In the genome of Raphanus sativus cultivar WK10039 chromosome 4, ASM80110v3, whole genome shotgun sequence, one region contains:
- the LOC130510717 gene encoding NAC domain-containing protein 43, with amino-acid sequence MMSESMSISVNGQSQVPPGFRFHPTEEELLQYYLRKKVNSIKIDLDVIRDVDLNKLEPWDIQEMCKIGTTPQNDWYFFSHKDKKYPTGTRTNRATTVGFWKATGRDKIIYSNGRRIGMRKTLVFYKGRAPHGQKSDWIMHEYRLEDNVISPDDLTVHEVVIIIEEASQDEGWVVCRIFKKKNLHKTLNSPIGEASLSGGGGMARTSSSSQFLNDDSLEQFLELMGRSCKEELNLDPFMKLPNLESPNSQTFNNNCHVSSPDTNHVVQVSNVVDTSFVTSWSALDRLVASQLNGPISYSIAAADESQADQDHLALPSLRSPYPNLNRPGSYHDDLSQEHPADMELWNTTASSLSSSSDPFCHVSNGSG; translated from the exons ATGATGTCGGAATCTATGAGCATATCAGTAAACGGACAATCTCAAGTACCTCCTGGGTTTAGGTTTCACCCGACCGAGGAAGAGCTGCTGCAGTATTATCTCCGGAAGAAAGTAAATAGCATCAAGATCGACCTCGACGTTATTCGCGACGTTGATCTTAACAAGCTCGAGCCTTGGGATATTCAAG AGATGTGTAAAATAGGAACAACGCCTCAAAACGACTGGTATTTCTTTAGCCACAAGGACAAAAAATATCCGACAGGGACGAGAACTAACCGAGCTACGACGGTCGGATTTTGGAAAGCAACGGGCCGCGACAAGATCATATATAGTAATGGCCGTAGGATTGGGATGAGAAAGACTCTTGTTTTCTACAAAGGTCGAGCTCCTCATGGCCAAAAATCTGACTGGATCATGCATGAGTACAGACTCGAAGACAACGTTATTTCCCCTGATGATCTCACCGTTCATGAG gTGGTGATTATTATTGAGGAGGCATCACAAGACGAAGGATGGGTGGTGTGTCGTATtttcaagaagaagaatctTCACAAAACCCTAAACAGTCCCATCGGAGAAGCTTCCCTGAGTGGCGGCGGAGGCATGGCGAGGACGTCGTCTTCATCTCAGTTCTTAAACGATGATAGTCTCGAGCAATTCCTAGAACTTATGGGGCGATCTTGTAAAGAAGAGCTAAATCTAGACCCTTTCATGAAACTCCCAAACCTCGAGAGCCCTAACAGTCAAACATTCAACAACAACTGCCATGTCAGCTCTCCCGACACAAATCATGTTGTCCAGGTCAGCAACGTGGTCGACACTAGCTTCGTTACTAGCTGGTCTGCTTTAGACCGCCTTGTAGCCTCACAGCTTAACGGACCCATATCGTACTCAATCGCAGCCGCCGATGAGAGCCAGGCAGATCAAGATCACCTCGCCTTACCTTCCCTCCGATCTCCATACCCTAACCTAAACCGGCCCGGTTCGTATCACGATGATTTATCGCAGGAACATCCAGCGGATATGGAGCTATGGAACACGACAGCGTCATCTCTATCATCATCTTCTGACCCATTTTGCCACGTGTCGAACGGTAGTGGATAA